Proteins from a genomic interval of Leifsonia shinshuensis:
- a CDS encoding molybdopterin-dependent oxidoreductase, with protein MGSGSAPESTRPAGADRLAGTARKAGESWRAAGAGAASVLAGVGAAELLSAFAVQDGSPILVVGALVIDLTPAWLKNAVIGVFGTGDKAFLISSLAVVLLVGGALAGWLELRRPPVGRILIGVGGALGVLAAITRAGSSIVNVVPSALAALVAILFLGWLAGLLRGTRPTRIAPQGEVSRRHFVTATAASAAGGILATLIGQAIATGYRAASAARAAFHLPKPAVAAPPVPAGASFDIGGLAPIITPNADFYRIDTALQIPGIDPSAWRLRITGMVEKEVELTFTELLALPLEESVTTLTCVSNEVGGDLISTAKWLGYPIRHLLARAKPTSDADMVLSRSQDGWTAGTPLEALTDGRNAILAVGMNGQPLPLEHGYPVRMVVPGLYGYVSATKWVVELNVTRFDKATSYWTDRGWSERGPVKLESRIDVPGDGKQVKAGTVAVAGVAWSQHVGVSAVHVQIDGVDWQEATLADAISADTWRQWKYAWDATPGSHTIKVRATDAHGTMQTSKVQDVVPDGATGLHTIGVSVVG; from the coding sequence ATGGGATCGGGTTCGGCTCCGGAATCGACGCGGCCCGCCGGCGCGGACCGGCTCGCGGGCACCGCACGGAAGGCCGGCGAGTCCTGGCGCGCCGCCGGGGCCGGCGCCGCGAGCGTGCTGGCCGGCGTCGGCGCGGCCGAGCTGCTGAGCGCGTTCGCCGTGCAGGACGGCAGTCCCATCCTGGTCGTCGGAGCGCTGGTCATCGACCTCACTCCGGCGTGGCTCAAGAACGCGGTGATCGGCGTGTTCGGGACCGGCGACAAGGCGTTCCTGATCTCGTCCCTGGCGGTGGTGCTGCTCGTGGGCGGCGCGCTCGCCGGCTGGCTGGAGCTGCGGCGGCCTCCGGTCGGCCGCATCCTGATCGGCGTGGGCGGGGCGCTGGGCGTGCTCGCGGCGATCACCCGGGCCGGGTCGTCGATCGTGAACGTCGTGCCCTCCGCCCTCGCTGCGCTGGTCGCCATCCTGTTCCTCGGCTGGCTGGCCGGCCTGCTGCGCGGGACCCGGCCGACCCGGATCGCCCCGCAGGGCGAGGTCTCCCGGCGGCACTTCGTGACGGCGACCGCCGCCTCCGCCGCGGGCGGGATCCTCGCCACGCTGATCGGCCAGGCAATCGCCACCGGGTATCGCGCCGCGTCGGCGGCCCGGGCGGCCTTCCACCTGCCGAAGCCGGCGGTCGCGGCGCCGCCCGTCCCGGCCGGGGCCTCCTTCGACATCGGGGGGCTCGCACCGATCATCACGCCGAACGCCGACTTCTACCGGATCGACACCGCCCTGCAGATCCCCGGCATCGACCCGTCCGCCTGGCGGCTGCGGATCACCGGGATGGTCGAGAAGGAGGTCGAGTTGACCTTCACCGAGCTCCTCGCGCTCCCGCTGGAGGAGTCGGTCACGACCCTCACCTGCGTCTCCAACGAGGTCGGCGGCGACCTGATCAGCACCGCGAAATGGCTCGGCTACCCGATCCGGCACCTGCTGGCCCGCGCGAAGCCCACGTCCGACGCCGACATGGTGCTCTCCCGCAGCCAGGACGGCTGGACGGCGGGGACGCCGCTGGAGGCCCTCACCGACGGCCGCAACGCCATCCTGGCGGTGGGGATGAACGGCCAGCCGCTGCCGCTGGAGCACGGCTACCCGGTGCGGATGGTCGTGCCCGGGCTGTACGGCTACGTCTCGGCCACCAAGTGGGTGGTCGAGCTGAACGTGACGCGCTTCGACAAGGCGACCTCGTACTGGACCGACCGCGGCTGGTCGGAGCGCGGCCCGGTCAAGCTGGAGTCCCGCATCGACGTGCCGGGCGACGGCAAGCAGGTGAAGGCCGGGACGGTCGCCGTCGCGGGCGTCGCCTGGTCGCAGCACGTGGGCGTGAGCGCGGTGCACGTGCAGATCGACGGCGTGGACTGGCAGGAGGCCACCCTGGCCGACGCGATCTCGGCCGACACCTGGCGGCAGTGGAAGTACGCGTGGGATGCGACGCCCGGCTCGCACACGATCAAGGTCAGGGCCACCGACGCGCACGGCACCATGCAGACGTCGAAGGTGCAGGACGTGGTGCCGGACGGCGCGACCGGATTGCACACGATCGGCGTCTCCGTGGTTGGCTAG
- a CDS encoding molybdenum cofactor biosynthesis protein MoaE, whose protein sequence is MTDVFADVSDRPLDPSTLDEFVWRREAGAVVSFQGIVRDHDGGRSVVSLDYRAHPEAADFLRRCCEEVAERTGLRVAAVHRVGSLTIGDLALIAAVAAPHRAEAFAACAELVERIKAEVPIWKRQHFGDGASEWVGL, encoded by the coding sequence ATGACCGACGTCTTCGCGGACGTGTCCGACCGGCCGCTCGATCCGTCGACGCTGGACGAGTTCGTCTGGCGCCGCGAGGCCGGCGCGGTGGTGTCGTTCCAGGGCATCGTGCGCGACCACGACGGCGGCCGCTCCGTCGTCTCGCTCGACTACCGCGCCCATCCCGAGGCCGCCGACTTCCTCCGCCGCTGCTGCGAGGAGGTCGCCGAGCGCACCGGGCTGCGCGTCGCCGCCGTGCACCGGGTCGGCTCGCTGACCATCGGCGACCTCGCGCTCATCGCCGCGGTCGCCGCCCCGCACCGGGCGGAGGCGTTCGCCGCGTGCGCCGAGCTGGTGGAGCGGATCAAGGCCGAGGTGCCGATCTGGAAGCGCCAGCACTTCGGCGACGGCGCCTCGGAGTGGGTCGGACTCTGA
- the glp gene encoding gephyrin-like molybdotransferase Glp, with product MTPPRSVEEHAEHVNRLLAPLSAEPDVETVLLADAAGRVAATDIRSEVDLPLFRNSQMDGYAVRAADVARVPVALEVTGDVPAGHEVPLTLTPGTAIRIMTGAPVPTGADAIVPVEDTELVLGRDDDLAGAVVEIRRARRRGEFVRERGSDLERGDVLVRAGTRLAARHLAALAAAGVSSVAVRARLRVAVLTTGSELAAPGRGVRFGQVFDANGIALAALVEESGAMVSLRASSSDDPAAFAKVLDAALAASDLVITSGGISKGAYEVVREVLLPRGAEVTTVAMQPGGPQATGVIDGVPVLCFPGNPVSTQVSFAVFLRAPLRAAAGLPPLPVRRVRLAEAVRSVPGKRQFLRGRVAEDGVAPVSGPSSHLVAAMANADVLIDLPEEAEAIEAGSDVTVWTL from the coding sequence ATGACCCCACCGCGCAGCGTCGAGGAGCACGCCGAGCACGTCAACCGCCTGCTGGCGCCGCTGAGCGCCGAGCCGGACGTCGAGACCGTCCTCCTCGCGGACGCCGCCGGCCGCGTCGCCGCGACCGACATCCGGTCGGAGGTCGACCTCCCGCTGTTCCGCAACTCGCAGATGGACGGCTACGCGGTGCGGGCGGCCGACGTCGCCCGCGTCCCGGTGGCGCTGGAGGTGACCGGCGACGTCCCGGCCGGCCACGAGGTGCCGCTGACCCTCACTCCGGGCACCGCCATCCGGATCATGACGGGCGCGCCCGTGCCGACCGGCGCGGACGCGATCGTGCCGGTCGAGGACACCGAGCTGGTGCTCGGCAGGGACGACGACCTGGCCGGCGCGGTGGTCGAGATCAGGCGCGCCCGGCGCCGCGGCGAGTTCGTGCGCGAGCGCGGCAGCGACCTGGAGCGCGGCGACGTGCTCGTGAGAGCCGGCACCCGGCTGGCCGCCCGGCACCTGGCCGCGCTGGCGGCCGCCGGCGTCAGCTCCGTGGCCGTGCGGGCACGCCTGCGCGTCGCGGTCCTGACCACCGGCTCGGAGCTGGCCGCCCCGGGGCGGGGCGTCCGCTTCGGCCAGGTGTTCGACGCGAACGGCATCGCCCTCGCCGCCCTGGTGGAGGAGTCCGGCGCGATGGTGTCGCTGCGGGCGAGCAGCAGCGACGATCCGGCGGCGTTCGCGAAGGTGCTCGACGCCGCGCTCGCCGCCAGCGACCTGGTCATCACCTCCGGGGGCATCTCGAAGGGCGCGTACGAGGTCGTGCGGGAGGTGCTGCTGCCCCGCGGCGCGGAGGTCACGACGGTGGCGATGCAACCGGGCGGCCCGCAGGCGACCGGCGTGATCGACGGCGTGCCCGTGCTGTGCTTCCCCGGCAACCCGGTGAGCACCCAGGTCTCGTTCGCGGTGTTCCTGCGGGCGCCGCTGCGCGCGGCGGCCGGTCTCCCTCCGCTGCCGGTGCGGCGGGTGCGGCTGGCCGAAGCGGTGCGGAGCGTGCCGGGCAAACGGCAGTTCCTGCGCGGCCGGGTCGCCGAGGACGGGGTGGCGCCGGTGTCGGGTCCGAGCTCGCATCTCGTCGCGGCGATGGCCAACGCGGACGTGCTCATCGACCTGCCGGAGGAGGCGGAGGCGATCGAGGCGGGCTCGGACGTGACAGTCTGGACCCTATGA
- the moaCB gene encoding bifunctional molybdenum cofactor biosynthesis protein MoaC/MoaB — MSELTHLDADGRARMVDVGAKPETDREAVARGRLVTTPEVVRLVAADDLPKADVLATARIAGIAGGKRTSDLIPLCHPLPLNSLRVDFALDEAAGAIAIEAVARTHGRTGVEMEALTAVAVAGLTLHDMVKAVDPAATLTDVQLVAKSGGKRGEWRRPGEEGAEGADSAGAAPTAAATDRPTTGSASSAVVIVASTRAAAGEAADTTGPAIASWLDGHGLHPEVRVVADADIAPALTAAVAEGPAVILTTGGTGVAPDDRTPEATAAVLDRELPGLADALRARGAASTPLAALSRGRAGVAGRTLVVNLPGSRGGVADGLAVLDDVLEHLLDQLNGDRDRGHDRGHQGGNR; from the coding sequence ATGAGCGAGCTCACCCACCTGGACGCCGACGGCCGCGCCCGCATGGTCGATGTCGGCGCGAAACCGGAGACCGACCGCGAGGCCGTGGCGCGCGGGCGGCTCGTGACCACGCCGGAGGTGGTGCGGCTCGTCGCCGCGGACGACCTGCCCAAGGCCGATGTGCTCGCAACGGCGCGCATCGCCGGGATCGCGGGAGGCAAGCGGACGAGCGACCTCATCCCGCTCTGCCACCCGCTGCCGCTGAACTCGCTGCGCGTGGACTTCGCGCTGGACGAGGCCGCCGGCGCGATCGCCATCGAGGCGGTCGCGCGCACGCACGGCCGCACCGGCGTGGAGATGGAGGCGCTGACCGCGGTCGCCGTGGCGGGGCTGACCCTGCACGACATGGTGAAGGCCGTGGACCCGGCGGCGACGCTGACGGATGTGCAGCTCGTGGCGAAGAGCGGCGGGAAGCGCGGAGAGTGGCGGAGACCGGGTGAGGAAGGCGCGGAAGGCGCGGACAGCGCCGGCGCCGCCCCGACCGCCGCGGCCACCGACAGGCCCACCACAGGCAGCGCCAGCTCCGCTGTCGTGATCGTCGCCTCCACCCGCGCCGCCGCGGGCGAGGCGGCCGACACCACGGGCCCGGCGATCGCCTCCTGGCTCGACGGCCACGGCCTCCATCCGGAGGTGCGGGTCGTCGCGGACGCGGACATCGCCCCGGCCCTGACGGCGGCCGTCGCCGAGGGCCCGGCCGTCATCCTCACCACGGGAGGAACCGGCGTCGCCCCGGACGACCGCACCCCGGAGGCCACCGCCGCCGTGCTGGACCGGGAGCTCCCCGGCCTCGCCGACGCGCTGCGGGCGCGCGGCGCCGCCTCCACACCCCTCGCCGCGCTGAGCCGCGGCCGTGCCGGCGTCGCCGGCCGCACGCTCGTCGTGAACCTCCCCGGCTCTCGCGGCGGCGTCGCCGACGGGCTCGCCGTCCTGGACGACGTGCTGGAGCATCTCCTCGACCAGCTGAACGGCGACCGGGACCGCGGCCACGACCGTGGCCACCAGGGAGGGAACCGATGA
- a CDS encoding DEAD/DEAH box helicase → MASLRVDDLPGWAGPSSVSEDAVYEAFVAWAESTGITLYPAQDESLIEIVGGSNLILSTPTGTGKSLVAVGAHFAALARGERTFYTAPIKALVSEKFFALVDVFGAENVGMMTGDSAVNADAPIICCTAEILANLALRQGEDTPVGQVVMDEFHFYSDPDRGWAWQVPLLLLTRAQFVLMSATLGDVTALAADLSRRTGRETATVTGVERPVPLHYYYELTPIHDTVEDLLHTGQAPIYIVHFSQLAALERAQSLSSAKIATREQRDAIAELIGEFRFTTSFGRTLSRLLRQGIGVHHAGMLPKYRRLVEQLAQRGMLRVICGTDTLGVGINVPIRTVLLTALTKFDGTRMRQLNAREFHQIAGRAGRAGYDTAGTVVVQAPEHESENLKALEKAGDDPKKRRKIVRKKAPEGFVSWGEPSFRKLVEAEPETLTSSMQITSAMLINVIGRGGDVFGHVRDLVFDNHEPWKRQLALARRALGLYRSLLTAGVVEVVDGEIRLTVDLQPNFALNQPLSPFALAAFELFDVESPSYALDIVSVVEATLDDPRPVLSAQQFQARGEAVAAMKAEGIEYDERMEALETVTHPKPHDELLHEAFATYASSQPWVADFELSPKSVVRDLYERAMTFGEFIAFYKLARSEGVVLRYLSDAYRALNQTVPLDLRTEELRDIVEWLGELVRQVDSSLLDEWEELVHPDAARHAAESGELAPPAPRNVTTNRRAFFVLVRNELFRRVQLAALDKVQELGALENEAAALAEAAAPSFTELQWDEALEAYYAEHDEILTDAAARAASMIVVDETPAATEGVWRVRQILADPAGDHDWGIAADVLLADSARTGVAVVRVTGVDRL, encoded by the coding sequence ATGGCCTCCCTGCGCGTCGACGACCTCCCCGGCTGGGCCGGCCCCTCCTCCGTGTCCGAGGACGCCGTCTACGAGGCCTTCGTCGCCTGGGCGGAGTCCACCGGCATCACCCTCTACCCGGCGCAGGACGAGTCGCTGATCGAGATCGTCGGCGGCTCGAACCTGATCCTGTCCACCCCGACCGGGACGGGCAAGTCGCTCGTCGCCGTCGGCGCGCACTTCGCGGCCCTGGCCCGCGGCGAGCGGACCTTCTACACCGCACCGATCAAGGCGCTGGTGTCCGAGAAGTTCTTCGCGCTGGTCGACGTCTTCGGCGCCGAGAACGTCGGGATGATGACCGGCGACTCCGCCGTCAACGCCGACGCCCCGATCATCTGCTGCACCGCCGAGATCCTCGCCAACCTCGCCCTCCGCCAGGGCGAGGACACCCCCGTCGGCCAAGTCGTCATGGACGAGTTCCACTTCTACTCCGACCCGGATCGCGGCTGGGCCTGGCAGGTGCCGCTGCTGCTCCTCACCCGCGCGCAGTTCGTGCTCATGTCGGCGACTCTCGGCGACGTGACGGCGCTCGCCGCCGACCTCAGCCGCCGGACCGGCCGGGAGACCGCGACGGTCACCGGCGTCGAGCGGCCGGTGCCGCTGCACTACTACTACGAGCTGACCCCGATCCACGACACCGTCGAGGACCTCCTGCACACCGGCCAGGCGCCGATCTACATCGTGCACTTCTCGCAGCTCGCCGCCCTGGAGCGCGCCCAATCGCTCTCCAGCGCCAAGATCGCGACCCGCGAGCAGCGCGACGCGATCGCCGAGCTGATCGGCGAGTTCCGGTTCACGACCTCCTTCGGGCGCACCCTCTCCCGGCTGCTGCGGCAGGGCATCGGCGTGCACCACGCCGGGATGCTGCCCAAGTACCGCCGCCTGGTCGAGCAGCTCGCCCAGCGGGGGATGCTGCGGGTGATCTGCGGCACCGACACCCTCGGGGTCGGCATCAACGTCCCGATCCGCACCGTGCTGCTGACCGCGCTGACCAAGTTCGACGGCACCCGGATGCGCCAGCTCAATGCGCGCGAGTTCCACCAGATCGCCGGGCGCGCGGGCCGCGCGGGCTACGACACCGCAGGCACCGTCGTCGTGCAGGCGCCCGAGCACGAGAGCGAGAACCTCAAGGCGCTGGAGAAGGCCGGCGACGACCCCAAGAAGCGCCGCAAGATCGTCCGCAAGAAGGCGCCGGAGGGCTTCGTCTCGTGGGGTGAGCCGTCCTTCCGCAAGCTCGTGGAGGCCGAGCCGGAAACGCTGACCTCGTCCATGCAGATCACCAGCGCCATGCTCATCAACGTCATCGGCCGCGGCGGCGACGTCTTCGGGCACGTCCGGGACCTCGTGTTCGACAACCACGAGCCGTGGAAGCGCCAGCTCGCGCTCGCCCGGCGCGCACTCGGCCTCTACCGCTCGCTCCTCACAGCCGGGGTTGTGGAGGTCGTGGACGGCGAGATCCGGCTCACGGTCGACCTCCAGCCGAACTTCGCGCTCAACCAGCCCCTGTCGCCGTTCGCGCTCGCCGCGTTCGAACTGTTCGACGTCGAGTCGCCGAGCTACGCCCTGGACATCGTCTCGGTGGTGGAGGCCACCCTCGACGACCCGCGCCCGGTGCTCTCGGCCCAGCAGTTCCAGGCGCGCGGCGAAGCGGTCGCCGCCATGAAGGCCGAAGGGATCGAGTACGACGAGCGGATGGAGGCGCTGGAGACCGTCACCCACCCCAAGCCGCACGACGAGCTGCTGCACGAGGCGTTCGCGACCTACGCCTCCAGCCAGCCCTGGGTGGCGGACTTCGAGCTGAGCCCGAAGTCGGTGGTCCGCGACCTGTACGAGCGGGCGATGACCTTCGGCGAGTTCATCGCCTTCTACAAGCTCGCGCGCTCCGAGGGCGTGGTCCTGCGCTACCTCTCCGACGCCTACCGCGCCCTCAACCAGACCGTGCCGCTCGACCTTCGCACCGAGGAGCTGCGCGACATCGTGGAGTGGCTCGGCGAGCTGGTCCGCCAGGTCGACTCCAGCCTCCTGGACGAGTGGGAGGAACTGGTGCACCCCGACGCCGCCCGGCACGCCGCCGAGAGCGGGGAGCTCGCGCCGCCCGCGCCGCGGAACGTCACCACCAACCGGCGCGCCTTCTTCGTGCTCGTGCGCAACGAGCTGTTCCGTCGCGTGCAGCTCGCCGCGCTCGACAAGGTCCAGGAGCTCGGCGCCCTCGAGAACGAGGCGGCGGCGCTCGCCGAGGCGGCAGCGCCGTCCTTCACCGAGCTCCAGTGGGACGAGGCGCTGGAGGCGTACTACGCCGAGCACGACGAGATCCTCACCGACGCGGCGGCGCGCGCCGCGAGCATGATCGTCGTGGACGAGACCCCGGCAGCCACCGAGGGCGTCTGGCGCGTGCGCCAGATCCTCGCCGACCCGGCAGGCGACCACGACTGGGGCATCGCGGCGGACGTGCTGCTGGCCGACTCCGCGCGCACCGGCGTCGCCGTTGTGCGCGTGACGGGCGTCGACCGGCTCTGA
- the modA gene encoding molybdate ABC transporter substrate-binding protein, producing MRGRLGLGIAGAALAAVLFAATGCSADAGSAPPTQTPTKHAVTGTITVFAAASLSKTFTELGTEFEKANPGSTVRFSFGGSSDLVTQLSAGAPADVFASADRKNMDKAVSASVTSGEPADFATNVLAIAVPPGNPAHVTGWADLARPGLKVVVCAPQVPCGAATATVEAKTGVALKPVSQESSVTDVLGKVSSGEADAGIVYVTDVKGAGKSVDSVAFPEAKGVVNTYPIAAVRQGANFTGGAAFIAFVTGPEGRKVLAAAGFGTP from the coding sequence ATGCGCGGACGGCTCGGGCTCGGGATCGCCGGGGCGGCGCTCGCGGCCGTGCTGTTCGCCGCGACGGGATGCTCGGCGGACGCCGGCTCCGCGCCGCCGACCCAGACGCCCACGAAGCACGCCGTCACCGGGACCATCACCGTCTTCGCGGCGGCTTCCCTCAGCAAGACCTTCACCGAGCTCGGCACGGAGTTCGAGAAGGCGAACCCCGGCAGCACCGTGCGCTTCAGCTTCGGCGGCTCGTCCGACCTCGTCACCCAGCTGAGCGCGGGCGCTCCGGCCGACGTGTTCGCCTCGGCGGACCGGAAGAACATGGACAAGGCCGTCTCCGCGAGCGTGACCTCCGGCGAGCCGGCCGACTTCGCGACCAACGTGCTGGCGATCGCCGTGCCTCCCGGCAACCCGGCCCACGTCACCGGATGGGCCGACCTCGCCCGGCCGGGCCTCAAGGTGGTGGTCTGCGCCCCGCAGGTGCCCTGCGGCGCCGCGACCGCCACGGTCGAGGCGAAGACGGGCGTCGCCCTGAAGCCGGTGAGCCAGGAGTCGTCGGTCACCGACGTGCTCGGCAAGGTCTCCTCCGGGGAGGCGGACGCCGGCATCGTCTACGTGACCGACGTGAAGGGCGCGGGCAAGAGCGTCGACTCGGTGGCGTTCCCCGAGGCGAAGGGCGTCGTCAACACCTATCCGATCGCCGCGGTCCGGCAGGGGGCGAACTTCACCGGGGGCGCGGCCTTCATCGCGTTCGTGACGGGCCCGGAGGGCAGGAAGGTGCTCGCGGCAGCCGGCTTCGGGACACCGTGA
- a CDS encoding ABC transporter permease translates to MTPRRILGEQSGTPAGTGIPGWILVVAALGALFVLLPIVAMVTRVDWARFGTLITSPSSLDALLLSLRTSVAATIACLVLGVPMAVVLARVPFRGRGLVRAIVLLPLVLPPVVGGLALLALYGRRGLLDGAIPIAFSTPAVVIAQTFVALPFLVLSLEGALRTTGERYEAVAATLGARPSAVLFRVTLPLVAPAIVSGSILSFARALGEFGATLTFAGSLQGTTRTLPLEIYLQRETDPDAAVALSLVLIAVAIAVVAVAHGAGEPLRRRPRPAGAARTPEVAR, encoded by the coding sequence GTGACGCCGCGCCGCATACTCGGGGAGCAGTCCGGCACGCCCGCGGGCACCGGCATCCCCGGCTGGATCCTCGTCGTCGCGGCGCTCGGCGCGCTGTTCGTGCTGCTCCCGATCGTCGCGATGGTCACCCGCGTGGACTGGGCGCGGTTCGGCACGCTCATCACCTCGCCGTCGTCGCTGGACGCGCTGTTGCTGAGCCTGCGCACCTCCGTCGCCGCCACGATCGCCTGTCTCGTGCTCGGCGTCCCGATGGCCGTCGTGCTGGCGCGGGTGCCGTTCCGCGGGCGCGGGCTGGTGCGGGCGATCGTCCTGCTGCCGCTGGTGCTGCCTCCGGTCGTCGGCGGCCTCGCGCTCCTCGCCCTCTACGGCAGGCGCGGGCTGCTCGACGGCGCGATCCCGATCGCGTTCTCCACACCGGCCGTGGTGATCGCGCAGACCTTCGTGGCGCTGCCGTTCCTGGTGCTCAGCCTGGAGGGCGCGCTGCGCACCACCGGCGAACGCTACGAGGCCGTCGCCGCCACCCTCGGCGCCCGGCCGTCGGCCGTGCTGTTCCGGGTGACGCTGCCGCTGGTGGCGCCCGCGATCGTCTCCGGCTCGATCCTGTCGTTCGCGCGCGCCCTGGGCGAGTTCGGCGCGACGCTGACCTTCGCCGGCAGCCTGCAGGGCACCACCAGGACGCTGCCGCTGGAGATCTACCTGCAGCGCGAGACCGACCCGGACGCGGCCGTCGCGCTGTCGCTGGTGCTCATCGCGGTCGCGATCGCCGTGGTCGCCGTCGCGCATGGGGCCGGCGAGCCGCTGCGCAGGAGGCCGCGGCCGGCGGGCGCCGCCCGGACGCCCGAGGTCGCGCGATGA
- a CDS encoding TOBE domain-containing protein — protein sequence MPQIRVRDAASFLGVSDDTVRRWIDAGVLSSAKDDAGRTVVDGLELAQLAKQNAVLPVDPSGVGRSARNRFVGIVTDIVMDRVMAQVELQCGPHRVVSLISSEAVRELGLELGSVAVAVVKATNVIVETGSVE from the coding sequence GTGCCGCAGATACGGGTAAGGGATGCCGCGAGCTTCCTGGGGGTGAGCGACGACACCGTGCGTCGCTGGATCGACGCAGGGGTGCTCTCCAGCGCCAAGGACGACGCCGGACGCACGGTCGTGGACGGCCTGGAGCTCGCGCAGCTCGCCAAGCAGAACGCCGTGCTCCCCGTCGACCCGTCCGGCGTCGGCCGGTCGGCGCGCAACCGCTTCGTCGGCATCGTGACCGACATCGTGATGGACAGGGTCATGGCGCAGGTCGAGCTCCAGTGCGGGCCGCACCGCGTCGTGTCGCTGATCAGCAGCGAGGCCGTGCGGGAGCTCGGCCTCGAGCTGGGCTCGGTCGCCGTCGCGGTCGTCAAAGCCACCAACGTCATCGTCGAGACGGGATCGGTCGAATGA
- a CDS encoding ThiF family adenylyltransferase: MADTSTSTGPGGRPGPLVAPGPALASAYRARYARTEQLPGFGEDAQRRLRAARVLVVGAGGLGSAVLPLLAGAGFGTIGIVDDDSVELSNLPRQTIHRERDLGRPKTASAADAIRAIDAGIDVRVFPERLTSANALGILDGFDLVLDGSDNFPTRYLVDDAALLTGLPVVWGAVHRFGGQAGLSWAQHGPHYRDLFPEPPEPGSVPSCAEAGVLPSVCGVIGSLMVSEAIKVVTGEGDLLLGRVLVHDALRGSFRELPYAADPHAEPVTELIDYELFCGVAPAQGAQAQETPAREAPAATSVSPADLAARLAAGQPHILLDVREPWEADIAELPGSLLVPLDVVVRDAPGVAERLGEDPLVIVCHHGMRAETARKLLAAAGAPGVVLEGGIDAWSRQVDPSLPRY, from the coding sequence ATGGCCGACACCTCCACCTCGACGGGCCCCGGCGGACGACCCGGCCCGCTCGTCGCCCCCGGTCCCGCGCTGGCGTCGGCGTACCGTGCCCGGTACGCCCGCACCGAGCAGCTGCCGGGCTTCGGGGAGGACGCCCAGCGCCGGCTCCGCGCCGCGCGGGTCCTCGTGGTCGGCGCGGGCGGTCTCGGCTCCGCGGTGCTTCCGCTGCTCGCGGGGGCCGGGTTCGGGACGATCGGGATCGTCGACGACGACAGCGTGGAGCTCAGCAACCTCCCGCGGCAGACCATCCACCGCGAACGCGACCTCGGCCGGCCGAAGACCGCGTCGGCGGCCGACGCGATCCGGGCCATCGACGCGGGGATCGACGTGCGGGTCTTCCCCGAGCGGCTCACGTCGGCCAACGCGCTCGGCATCCTCGACGGATTCGACCTCGTGCTGGACGGCAGCGACAACTTCCCGACCCGCTACCTCGTTGACGACGCGGCCCTGCTGACCGGGCTCCCGGTGGTGTGGGGCGCGGTCCACCGGTTCGGCGGCCAGGCCGGGCTCAGCTGGGCCCAGCACGGGCCGCACTACCGCGACCTCTTCCCGGAGCCGCCGGAGCCCGGCAGCGTGCCGAGCTGCGCGGAGGCCGGCGTGCTGCCGAGCGTGTGCGGCGTGATCGGGTCGCTGATGGTGAGCGAGGCGATCAAGGTCGTCACCGGGGAGGGCGACCTCCTGCTCGGCCGGGTGCTCGTGCACGACGCGCTGCGCGGGAGCTTCCGCGAGCTGCCGTACGCCGCCGACCCGCACGCGGAGCCGGTGACGGAGCTGATCGACTACGAGCTGTTCTGCGGGGTCGCCCCGGCGCAGGGAGCTCAGGCGCAGGAGACTCCGGCTCGTGAGGCTCCGGCGGCCACGAGCGTCTCCCCCGCCGACCTGGCGGCCCGGCTGGCGGCGGGGCAGCCGCACATCCTGCTCGACGTGCGCGAGCCGTGGGAGGCCGACATCGCCGAGCTGCCAGGGTCGCTGCTGGTCCCGCTCGATGTCGTCGTGCGGGACGCGCCCGGCGTCGCCGAGCGGCTGGGCGAGGACCCGCTCGTGATCGTCTGCCACCACGGCATGCGGGCCGAGACCGCGCGGAAGCTGCTGGCCGCGGCCGGCGCCCCCGGCGTGGTGCTGGAGGGCGGCATCGACGCCTGGTCGCGCCAGGTCGACCCGTCGCTCCCGCGCTACTGA